In one window of Anthonomus grandis grandis chromosome 11, icAntGran1.3, whole genome shotgun sequence DNA:
- the LOC126742428 gene encoding uncharacterized protein LOC126742428 — protein MASGRNSIFWCVGFCFLVLAEGGPRRSQSRNKDKDERPQLVYDQKQTGDYNIQLHLKDFQIIALLGDDGLGDYEYDYDYSDFTIKPSGPTTSTSTTSKPSSTTTQGSTTRSSSSPSSVASTTSPAKPSMVPNLQPDSLEIVLLEPTKKPIENATFKKPLEESLNIQGGSTEESSSSSSSTPSILSLRLSSPKPDSLDKIKVQIVEGPGPSLGNNLLPLGIVPGEDVQSDSGEVLQGEIASYRKCASGFSRDKKGRCRRLRKPAVASQLPFGFGRIASNLATRLRLPTPVSDTELSTKSL, from the exons ATGGCATCAGGAAGGAATTCGATTTTTTGGTGTGtcggtttttgttttttggttcTGGCGGAGGGAGGGCCCAGGAGGTCCCAAAGTAGAAACAAGGACAAAGACGAACGACCTCAGCTGGTGTACGACCAGAAGCAGACCGGAGATTATAATATCCAGTTGCACTTAAAGGATTTCCAGATTATCGCCCTTTTGGGGGATGACGGGTTGGGG GATTACGAATATGACTACGACTATTCTGACTTCACAATAAAACCGTCAGGACCCACCACGTCAACCAGCACAACTTCCAAACCCTCCTCAACCACCACTCAAGGTTCTACCACTAGATCCTCAAGCTCACCATCTTCAGTTGCGAGCACCACCTCACCAGCAAAGCCATCAATGGTTCCAAACCTTCAACCAGATTCACTTGAAATAGTGCTACTGGAACCCACAAAAAAACCCATTGAAAACGCCACTTTTAAAAAACCCTTGGAAGAATCTTTGAATATTCAAGGAGGTTCAACTGAagaatcttcttcttcttcttcgagCACGCCATCAATTCTTTCACTAAGGCTCTCCTCACCAAAACCAGACTCTTTGGATAAAATTAAAGTTCAAATTGTGGAAGGTCCCGGGCCTTCTTTGGGTAACAACTTATTGCCATTGGGGATAGTACCTGGGGAAGATGTCCAATCAGACTCTGGTGAAGTCTTACAAGGGGAGATTGCGAGTTATAGGAAATGTGCCAGCGGGTTCTCTAGGGATAAAAAAGGCCGGTGCAGGCGTCTTAGGAAACCTGCAGTAGCTTCCCAGTTGCC GTTTGGTTTTGGAAGAATTGCTAGTAATTTGGCTACAAGGTTAAGACTTCCCACACCGGTTTCAGATACTGAATTATCAACAAAGAGTTTGTAG